The sequence ggtttcactttctcatctcctttccttctgccaggtgtcacttattttgactaatcgtcttcctttataatccctcccatactgcctcactttgcggtttatactacttcctggatgaggtgttcactgctggaggctgcttctgctgtttgtacagataagtcttttactttattgtgtttccttgctggcttgattctaggtgaccctgactccgtccgtattaagtgcagggagccggtggtcgtgtcccctcactattatagggttttcaggtgtcacacagtattaggtacgcgggcatgcaatcgtctaccatacagacccttgcatgtgcatagcagtcagggagagctcttagggttttatagggctcacctataagctccttagtttgggatcaagccagtcgcttgtttatttatatgttccagctgctaacttcatccgtgacaggttGACCTtcttgattggcagggccaggttACTGCATATTTGCCTGATCATGTCCATCAAGAAGAAGCGAGAAGGGCTAGCAGAGGAAGTAGGTGGTGCAGGGGTGCACAGAGTGATTTAGGCCCAGCTTTGGTTCAATtaactgctaatttgcatatgtactAAAATTAGTTTACTCCAGAATAAATCAATCAGTAAGTGCATGGTTTGCATACTGTTTCTGTTTTACAATCTGTTCTCAGCATTTGATGCCTTGTCCACCAGAGAGGCGTGGCTTCACGAGAAGGGGGCATGACTTTTTGGAGAAGGGCGCGTGACCTAAATGACTTTGTGGGGGAAAGGGTGTGGCCTAAATACACCTCTGTGCTCCAAAAATATGCCAAAATTGTGAACTACGCCATCCCTTAGGTGGTGTAAATTTAGACAGTTTTTTTTGGTGCATGGACACATTTTACAAATTTACAAAGGTCCAAGCACCAGAATATCAATTTTGTTCTAATATTAAGACTGTGATTCATATTTTAGTGCAAAATACGACACTATTAGTAAATCTTCCCcagtgtgcctggtttatcagtgaatttcctggtgacagactccatttaatgAGCTTTATCATTTTGAGACCCACCATCTATGACCCTCACCAAAGATTTAGGCTAATTTAGGACTATTTTCTCTTCATGTCAGCTAGCATAATGTCTACCCAGAGCTGCCACAAAAAGGGGCTTAGGAGCTAATTGTATACTGGAATATACtggaagctccctctagtggtggcacaTTTAGTGGTGGATTTGGCCAATACGCAACCTATGCAATTATGTGGGGGCGCAGAGATCTGGGGTACCCTGCTGCCCCCTGGCAGCGGCACCGCTTTTAGATCAATATCCTCAGGATGCAGATACGGTTGAATactatggtgaagcagggagctatCAGCTTCTCTCTGTGCCCGGCAGAGTGGTGCTGGCAGGCAATCATCATGCCTGCTGCACATATCTGCCAGTTGGATCAGAGCATATTTACATTTATAAATCACACAGCAGTGGGtactatactgtgtaaggggcacaTCACAGGGCATCATAATGTATTGCGGTAGCACATAAGGGAGCAATATACTGTGCAGAGGTAGATAAAAGGGGAATTATATTGTCtgtgggcacataagggggcactatactgtatggaggtACATAAAGGGGaattatattgtgtgggggcacataaggggcattaAACTGTGtgtgggcacataagggggcattatatgtagtgGGTGCAcataaggggacattatactgtgtgaaggtacATAAAAGGGCTTTATATTGTGTgtaggcacataagggggcacaatACTATGTGGAGGCACATATAGGGGAATTTttttgtgtgggggcacataaggggcattaAACTGTGtatgggcacataaggggggcattatatgttgTGGGGGCACATAAGCAGGCATTATACTGTGCGGAGGTACattaaggggcattatactgtgtgtggggaacATAAGGGTCAACATAAAGGAGTGTGACTGGGGCGTAGCATAGCACTGTTATAGGGCAGAGCCTAGTGGTGCTACAGGGCAATGCAACAAGGGCCTCCAGACATATCTTTACTTGGTGCCCCAGAAATGCCAATTCTCCCGTGGGCACTTTAGCCACCATGACTGGGGTAGTATGTAAGAAATGCACCATACAAcattttcattatatatatagaATGGAGATTTACAAGGAGTTCAAGATTAGTTTAGACCTCCATCCAGCAAGGAATCTGTTGACTGAGATGAAGAAGCAAAGTTGTGCCCCGCTCCAAAATAGACATGAAAAATTGGACAGAATGGTGCCCTCTGGGGCACATCAGGTAATGTTCTAAGGTTACCCCATGGGTTCTGCTTCTGCCCCCGTCCTACTTTTTAATCTTAAGTCTGTAATTGTGTACTATTTTGTTCGTATTTTTGAACTTTGTGTTAAACGTGTCTTATAATCTGATTGGGTCGGTGCCCAGCAGCGGGTGGTGAAATCACTATATATAAGCCAGTCAGTGTGCAGCCACATTCACACGGCATCCTGAATTCCTTAAACTTGTAAGTTATCCATTTATATGAATATGATCTTTTTGGGGGTCTCCATAAATGTCTAGACTAGGGGAATGCTGAAAGAAGTGAATTGTTCTTTTAATAGAATTTATTATTTAGTTTCTTTATTAGTGTAAAGATTTGTACCTCTTGCTGTAGTCGGTGGGTTTGATGGCAGATTAGCCCCTGTTTTTGATCTGTTAGTACCGTGATATTGGATATAATAAGACAACAAATTGCATATGTGTACATGTAGGTTCAAAGACAAGGTTATTACTTCATTCATGAACTGAATTTTCCTTTAACTcggtaggatatgccatcactgtATGATCGGTTGGGGTTAACCCTCTAGGAATGAAGGGCTGCAGCGGTAATTTAACATTACGTCCCCTTCATGGTTTTCCGTGCTTAGTGACCCCCAAGCCTCTCAATGTGCAAGTGAATGGAGTCGGCTGCTGTTCTCTGTACAACCAGGTGGGCCGGAGAGCCTTTGTGCATGGAAATCTTAGAACGGGAAGTGCTGCACCACTTCATTCTCAGGATTGGATGTCAGACCTCCACCagtcataaagtgatggcatatcctagatcTGACCTCACTTTCTAAAATGGGAATTTTCATTTAAATTTCATCATCTTTTTTTGTCTATTACAGGTTGCTTATGTGGCGTATTGAAGCGTCTGCCTAAGCATGAAAATTTTTCTACTATCTGTAGCCTTGCTCTTCTTTACAGGTATGATGACTATCCTCTGTATGGTCAATAATACTAGGGGAAAATTATCTTTGGCTTTATATCTACTGATGTTCTCAAGGCCTTTTTGTAACCATTGACTGCTGTTTTTTTGTATTGGATAAAGGGATAGTCCCAATGTCTATATGTCCTGTATTATATGGTCGTCAGCCATTTATTAGCATTGGTGCCATGTAATACCACATTATCCTTGCAGGTAAAATGTTAGACTGGACCGTATTTTTAACTGCTGATAACAGATACTCATTGGGGGTTTGATCATCCGTACCCAAAGCTTGATTCAGAGATGGAGTTCTCTGATTGGGTtaaaccctttaaggcctcttgcacacgaacgtgttcgccccgtggtcgtgctgcgacccgcaaaatgcaggccgcaatgcacgaactccgtccgtggggcagctgcagcggatcacggaccctttcactttaatgggtccgtgatccggccgttccgcaaaaagataggacatgttctatctttttgcagaacgaaagtacgggacgaaaccccacggaagcactctgtagtgcttccgttccgcaccattccgcatctctgtatttgcggaccctttcaagtgaatgggtttgcatccatgatgcggaatgcccacggaacggcacccgtgtattgcggatccgcaaatgcggtccgcaatacggcaacggggcgcacactatcgtgtgcaagaggcctaaatgtgtacTCATGAAGATCAGTCTGTCTCAATAAGGCCAGTTTCAAATGAGTCTAATACGGGCACATCTTGGTCCTGCCCCGACCATAAGTATAATCACCCAACTTGACAGCATCATAAGGCTCTACAGTATTATGTTGTCAGCTCGAGTCTTTAGACCAGCACCCaggcttatattcagccaaaatTACTCTCATGTGAACCTGGCTTAAAGTGACACTTTCATCAGAAAGGAGTATTTTctaaaactcaatattcatagaaaacaaaTTTTGTAAGAATTTTTGGCAGTTTCTCTTtttcatttagggctcatgcacacaaacttattttcttcccATGTCcgttccataattttttttgtggaccgtatgcggagccattcatttcaatggatccgcaaaaaatagaagttactccatgtgcattacgtttccgtttgtccgtatttccgttccgcacaaaaataaaacatgtccttttattgtccgcattatggacaagactAGGActcttctattaggggccagctgttccgttccgcaaaatacggaatggatgtcatctgtattttttgcggatccgtttttttttgtggaccgcaaaatacatacggtcatgtgtatgagcccATAGACAACACTATGCCCCTTCCTTGCTATTGgcagccacgccccctcctgtcctgctctcaccacgccccctcctgtcccgctctcaccacgcctcctcctgtcctgctctcaccacgccccctcctctcctgctctcaccacgccccctcctgtcctgctctcaccacgccccctcctgtcctgctctcaccacgccccctcctgtcctgctctcaccacgccccctcctgtcctgctctcaccacgccccctcctgtcctgctctcaccacgccccctcctgtcctgctctcaccacgccccctcctgtcctgctctcaccacgccccctcctgtcctgctctcaccacgcccactCCTgttctgctctcaccacgccccctcctttcctgctctcaccacgccccctcctgtcttgctctcaccacgccccctcctgtcctgctttcaccacgccccctcctgtcctgctttcaccacgccccctcctgtcctgctttcaccacgccccctcctgtcctgctctcacagctGCCTGTCTGGTCCATCCCTGCAAGTGCCATGGATGAACTACCTCGTCCATGCCTGAAGGAGTGTGCTGCTGTCTGGGTCCTAAAGCACCCTGCTTGTATCAGAGGTGCTTTCCTTCTGTGACTGGCACtcctggctgtgcagggctggcagGGGCTTAGCAGGGACACTTGTTAGGGAGACTGAGGGGAAGCTGTGATGGCTGATCTGACTACAGGCTATGCCCGCTCTGTTTCCCCTGTACATGTGAGGATGTAGCAGGGCCAGGGAAGCGCTGTGGACCACATACTGTGAGCAATCCCAGTGTCTGTCCTGTTTATGGCCCCTCTGTTCTGTGTTCTTATCAcagacatgatattacagccagaccaacagttcaggagctttaaccccttgttagctgtcagtatggctgaggtcagtgatatcagcagcagtcactggtctcaCCATCTATAAATGTGTGCCTTCTCCTTCCTGCactctgtatatggtgatatgtgacccccaccactgcatatagagatccgtgaccccctgtacactgtatacagtgatccgTGCTAACGGTAGCCCACGAGTGCctccggaagtccgctccggcaccATCCACTTTAATGAGGACAGGTCGGAgatgcggccgcagcacggcaaacatgccgagaggcggccggacaaaaaatgcAGCGTGCTGGGCATCAGTGAATGTAAATGGGGCCAAAGTGGACTTCCGACGGCAcccgtgggctagcgttagcacgaaccctgctaacgctagtgtgaaagtagccttagccgtgTGATGACAGACAGGAGTCTCCTCGCTATGAGAGCAGATCGATTTGTacaaagggaggaggagacagcagcttttttcagggggcgtctccttctccctggctgtgccctgtttttcctccctggctgtgatgcgctCTGCTGCGATTGGACCGTAACAATGATAACATTCATTTCTGATTGTCATATTGTGCCATGACATTAACCTTTTCTGGAAAGCTTTCCATCCAGCCAGGCTTTCTTATGACATTCTTTGTCTTGCAGGAGCACAGGGGCGCTACTTTTGGCAACAAGATGAACCTACCGAAGAACAAACCATAGAGAAAGCATTTGAACATGGGGTTTCAATCATAACAAGTATTTTCGAAAGCCTGGATCTCCAAGAGATTAAAAAGGAGTAAGAAATGTTGCTcaaatttatgtaaaaaaaaaaaaagaatgttatTTCTCACTTATGACATTGTGTAAAATAAGATCCAAATTTCTAGATTTGTGATTTTGCCTTGGTGGATTGTTGTGGataaattaaatttttaaaaaaatctaattttcagATAATAAATGTTGGAGATTGTAGAAAGTTAGAGATCTTGCTTAGTTGTCCATTAATTATGGGATCTGTAATTCCTGCTCATAAACGTTTTAAAGATCAATGCTTTGTAGGTTGTTTGGAGTCTTAAGGCATAACAATAAGGGGTGAAGTAGTTGTTGTGGTACTCCAAGACACCTTCTGTCACAAAAGTCAATGCACATAGAGCTAAACTCATCTGCAATTTCTAATATTTAGAAATTTCATTACATTTTCATTCTCAGATATCATATTGAAGAGAAGTGGGAAGCTGCAAAGATACATTCCAAAAAGCTAGAGAAAGCTCTGGAAAGGTACTTTGAAGAAGTATGGAAAAGATTCGATGAGAAGCTTACTGAGGATTTCCCAGTGTTTAGAAAGGACGTGCTCCCGATTTTTAAAGAGTTCGATGATAAGTTAGAAGAGCATTTAAAGAAATTTGTAAAAGAAACAGTGCCAGTTGGATCTGACATGGTAACTGGAATAAGTAAGTCTGTGTTCCATTTCTTTGAAAATCTTGAAAGTATTGCAGAAAAGGGTCGGGACAACGTGCGTGCTGATATAGACAGCCTGCGTGTCAAACTGCAACCCTATATGAATGATTTACATGCAGAATATGAGAGATATAACAAAAAAATCCAAGATGGATTACAGAAGGACGCAAAGGAGCTGAAGGAAGGTGTAGAGAAGAACGTGCAGAAGGTCAAGGAACACTTAGCAGACAAGCTTCCAGATGGCAAAGAATTGCATAAACAAGTTGAGGCGTGGATTAAGGAGATTAAAGAATATATCAAAAGCCTCCAATAAAGGCAACTCAAGAAATAACCAGAGAAGAAATGTCCTTGTGATTTCTAAGTCTATTGAGTTAAATGAATGTTTCTGTAAAGCATTCCTAATATTTTCACTCTACCTCTTGATACCACCTTGAGTGTAATACCACCAATCTTCAAttcatataaaattttcatcaaagcTTAATTTCTGGATCCCTGATTAATAATATGTTTAAATTAGCTTATTCAATTGGTTAGCTTATTCAATTGGGGTGGcttccttctgtttttttttatttttataaacccTACTTCTTGGGAAGACCAGCAAAGGGAGGCATACTTACCATCTCCCCCCAGCTGGGTCCTGGGTCTTTCGCTTCCCAGTCAAGGCTGCCTCTCTCAGGTCCCTCACTGTAAACATCTGTTTTGacacactggctgcagtggtaatTTGCTCCCCTTGTGTCATGTCAGTTGGTCATGTGATGAAAAGGAGGCCAGTTACAGCtgcaattggctgcagcagcatcaaagTGAGGCAGCCCAGGTAGGCGAATGAAGGGGCTGGGATTCAATGCTGGGGAGCAGGTAACTATGCTTGGCTTTGTATGTCTGACCATGTGAAGGGGTTTGCCAACACACACCCAAAAGGAGGCAAACCCCTTTAggcctatggagactgtacagtaaaaaaaaaaaacatagctggGCTAGGTTCTTTAAGGACTGATTACTTaagagggcttatgcacacagacATATTCCCATCATACAGCACCTGTAGGACTTAATATGTACCCCAGTAGGCCTCCAATGTCATACATAGGGAGTTTTTCTGTTGTATTTTGAATGAATTCAATGGAACAAGCCTCATGGCATACTCCACCAGATACCATATTATGGTGATACGCTCATCAAGGAGCATAGAATATCTCTGTGATATTGTTCCATGTGAAGGCACCATATAAAGTAGCACACAGAGTGCAtgtagctagagttgagcgaacaccttgatgttcgggttcgagaagttcggccgaacttcccggaaatgttcgggttcgggatccgaacccgacccgaacttcgtcccgaacccgaaccccattgaagtcaatggggacccaaacttttcggcactaaaaaggctgtaaaacagcccaggaaagagctagagggctgcaaaaggcagcaacatgtaggtaaatcccctgcaaacaaatgtggatagtgaaatgaataaaaaaaaaaaaaattaaccaatatcaattggacagaggtcccatagcagagaatcgggcttcacgtcagcagagaatcagtctcttcatgccatagcagagaatctggcttcatgtcagcagagaatcagtctcttcatgccatagcagagaatctggcttcatgtcagcagagaatcagtcttcatgtcatagcagagaatcaggcttcacgtcacccaccactggaacaggccactgtcacatatttaggccccggcacccagacagaggagagaggtcccgtaacagagaatctggcttcatgtcagcacagaatcagtcttcatgtcatagcagagaatcaggcttcacgtcacccaccactggaacaggccactgtcacatatttaggccccggcacccagacagaggagagaggtcccgtaacagagattcaggcttcatgtcagcacagaatcagtcttcatgtcatagcagagattcaggcttcacgtcacccaccactggaacagcccactgtcacatatttaggcccaggcacccaggcagaggagagaggtcgcgtaacagagaatctggcttcatgtcagcacagaatcagtcttcatgtcatagcagagaatcaggcttcacgtcacccaccactggaacaggccactgtcacatatttaggcccaggcacccaggcagaggagagaggtcccataacagagattcaggcttcatgtcagcagagaatcagtcttcatgtcaaagcagagaatcaggcttaacgtcacccaccactggaacaggccactgtcacatatttaggcccaggcacccaggcagaggagagaggtcccgtaacagagattcaggcttcatgtcagcagagaatcagtcttcatgtcatagcagagaatcaggcttcacgtcacccaccactggaacaggccactgtcacatatttaggccccggcacccagacagaggagagaggtcccataacagagattcaggcttcatgtcagcacagaagcagtcttcatgtcatagcagagaatcaggcttcacgtcacccaccactggaacaggccactgtcacatatttaggcccaggcacccaggcagaggagagaggtcccataacagagattcaggcttcatgtcagcagagaatcattcttcatgtcatagcagagaatcaggcttaacgtcacccaccactggaacaggccactgtcacatatttaggcccaggcacccaggcagaggagagaggtcccgtaacagagattcaggcttcatgtcagcagagaatcagtcttcatgtcatagcagagaatcaggcttcacgtcacccaccactggaacaggccactgtcacatatttaggccccggcacccagacagaggagagaggtcccataacagagattcaggcttcatgtcagcagagaatcagtcttcatgtcatagcagagaatcaggcttcacgtcacccaccactggaacaggccactgtcacatatttaggccccggcacccaggcagaggagagaggtcccataacagagattcaggcttcatgtcagcacagaatcagtcttcatgtcatagcagagaatcaggcttcacgtcacccaccactggaacagcccactgtcacatatttaggcacatgtacccaggcagagaagagacgtcacataacagagattcaggcttcatgtcagcagagaatcagtcttcatgtcaaagcagagaatcaggcttcatgtcacccaccactggaacaggccactgtcacatatttaggcccaggcacccaggcagaggagagaggtcccgtaacagagattcaggcttcatgtcagcagagaatcagtcttcatgtcatagcagagaatcaggcttcacgtcacccaccactggaacaggccactgtcacatatttaggccccggcacccagacagaggagagaggtcccataacagagattcaggcttcatgtcagcacagaatcagtcttcatgtcatagcagagaatcaggcttcatgtcacccaccactggaacagcccactgtcacatatttaggcccaggcacccaggcagaggagagaggtcgcgtaacagagaatctggcttcatgtcagcacagaatcagtcttcatgtcatagcagagaatcaggcttcacgtcacccaccactggaacaggccactgtcacatatttaggccc is a genomic window of Bufo bufo chromosome 1, aBufBuf1.1, whole genome shotgun sequence containing:
- the LOC120996258 gene encoding apolipoprotein A-I-like; translated protein: MKIFLLSVALLFFTGAQGRYFWQQDEPTEEQTIEKAFEHGVSIITSIFESLDLQEIKKEYHIEEKWEAAKIHSKKLEKALERYFEEVWKRFDEKLTEDFPVFRKDVLPIFKEFDDKLEEHLKKFVKETVPVGSDMVTGISKSVFHFFENLESIAEKGRDNVRADIDSLRVKLQPYMNDLHAEYERYNKKIQDGLQKDAKELKEGVEKNVQKVKEHLADKLPDGKELHKQVEAWIKEIKEYIKSLQ